A region of Bacillus rossius redtenbacheri isolate Brsri chromosome 2, Brsri_v3, whole genome shotgun sequence DNA encodes the following proteins:
- the LOC134529266 gene encoding uncharacterized protein LOC134529266: protein MFRWEIPVEMSCIINIIDIIIMDGKTSGVAASSASSSSGELSPVSWSEYTLDLPDMQEEPTDEEEGAAVDEGLSLQNVIEEVRAFWEEVAAERIAMQDAWNMDITAVLHELRRLREEVEDIQDVIRREKNTIRK, encoded by the exons ATGTTCCGTTGGGAGATTCCTGTTGAGATGTCctgcatcatcaacatcatcgacATCATCATCATGGACGGCAAGACATCCGGAGTTGCTGCTTCttctgcttcttcttcttctggg GAACTTTCGCCGGTGTCCTGGAGCGAGTACACGCTCGATTTGCCTGACATGCAGGAGGAACCAACAGATGAGGAGGAGGGCGCTGCCGTCGATGAGGGACTgtctcttcaaaatgtcattgaaGAGGTGCGCGCCTTTTGGGAAGAAGTTGCTGCGGAAAGAATAGCCATGCAAGATGCGTGGAACATGGACATAACTGCTGTTCTGCACGAACTCAGGAGGCTTCGGGAAGAAGTGGAAGATATCCAAGATGTGATTCGTCGTGAAAAGAATacgattcgaaaataa